A stretch of Aphelocoma coerulescens isolate FSJ_1873_10779 chromosome 1A, UR_Acoe_1.0, whole genome shotgun sequence DNA encodes these proteins:
- the DHTKD1 gene encoding 2-oxoadipate dehydrogenase complex component E1 — MAMAAAGARAVRCALCRGGPRRWYRTERGVYGYKPRKEAGGRAAEQRGAGRAVDHALARLITAYAEHGHKAAKINPLFAGRAVMNMVPEIQELAEVLQGPLVTTGLINMGKEEASVEDVMAYLDHIYCGHISIETSQLPTLEEREWFAKRFEELKQEAFTPEEKKHLCKLMLESQEFDHFLATKFATVKRYGGEGAESMMGFFHELFKMCAYSGVTDIIIGMPHRGRLNLLASLLQLPPELMFRKMRGLSEFPENSAAIGDVLSHLTSSVDLDFGSHRPVHVTLLPNPSHLEAINPVAVGKTRARQQTLLDGDYSPESSAQPGDKVICLQVHGDAAFSGQGIVPETLTLSNLPHFRVGGSIHLIVNNQLGYTTPPERGRSSLYCSDIGKIVGCAVIHVNGDDPEEVVRATRLAVEYQRQFRRDVIVDLLCYRQWGHNELDEPFFTNPSMYKIIRSRKSIPDTYAEHLTAAGLMTEAEVSEIKTTYYSKLNDHLANMTSYSPPPTNLQAHWKGFVEPSAKITTWDTGMPVPLLQFIGVKSVEVPKELQMHSHLLKTYAQSRVQKIEEGKKLDWATAETLAFGSLLSQGFNIRLSGQDVGRGTFSQRHAMLVCQETDDTYIPLNHMSPDQKGFLEVSNSPLSEEAVLGFEYGMSIESPKLLPIWEAQFGDFFNGAQIIFDTFISGGEAKWLLQSGIVILLPHGYDGAGPEHSSCRVERFLQMCDSSEEGVDGDQVNMSVVHPTTPAQYFHLLRRQMVRNFRKPLIVASPKVLLRLPAAVSSFEEMAPGTTFKPVIGDSSVDPKSVTRVVLCSGKHYYALVKQRETLGEKQHSTAILRLEELCPFPLEALQQVLSKYNHAKVFIWSQEEPQNMGPWSFVSPRFEKQLGLKLRLVSRPPLPAPAVGIGTLHNQQQEDVLTHTFI, encoded by the exons GCGCGGCGTCTACGGCTACAAACCGCGGAAggaggcgggcgggcgggcggcggagcAGCGCGGCGCCGGCAGAGCAG TTGACCATGCTCTTGCTCGTTTAATAACTGCCTATGCTGAACATGGCCACAAAGCAGCCAAAATAAACCCACTGTTTGCTGGCCGAGCTGTTATGAACATGGTACCTGAAATCCAAGAGCTGGCTGAAGTTCTTCAGGGTCCTCTCGTTACTACAG GACTTATAAACATGGGAAAAGAGGAGGCTTCTGTAGAGGATGTGATGGCTTACCTGGACCATATATACTGTGGGCATATTTCCATAGAAACAAGCCAGCTTCCAACTTTGGAGGAGAGAGAATGGTTTGCTAAAAGGTTTGAAGAGCTAAAGCAAGAAGCATTTACACCTGAAGAGAAAAAGCACTTGTGCAAACTGATGCTGGAGTCCCAG GAGTTTGATCACTTCTTGGCCACCAAGTTTGCCACAGTGAAGCGATACGGTGGTGAAGGAGCAGAGAGCATGATGGGCTTCTTCCACGAGCTGTTCAAGATGTGTGCGTACAGCGGGGTCACAGATATCATCATTGGAATGCCTCATCGGGGAAGGCTTAATCTGCTCGCCAGCTTACTTCAGCTTCCTCCCGAG CTCATGTTCCGCAAGATGCGTGGTTTGAGTGAGTTTCCAGAGAATTCAGCAGCCATTGGGGATGTTCTCTCCCACTTGACATCTTCTGTAGATCTTGACTTCGGCTCCCACAGACCCGTGCACGTCACCTTGCTCCCCAACCCCTCACACTTAGAAGCCATCAACCCAGTGGCTGTGGGCAAGACACGAGCAAGGCAACAGACTCTGCTCGATGGAGATTACTCCCCAGAGAGCTCTGCACAGCCTGGGGACAAAGTTATTTGCCTGCAG GTTCATGGCGATGCCGCTTTCTCTGGACAAGGAATTGTTCCTGAAACACTGACCCTCTCTAATTTACCACATTTCAGAGTTGGTGGGAGCATCCATTTGATTGTCAATAACCAGCTGGGATATACCACTCCTCCAGAGCGAGGAAGGTCGTCTCTGTACTGCAGTGACATTG GTAAAATTGTTGGATGTGCAGTTATCCATGTGAATGGGGATGATCCTGAGGAAGTTGTCCGTGCCACACGACTGGCTGTGGAGTATCAGCGCCAGTTCCGCCGGGATGTGATCGTGGACTTGCTGTGCTACAGGCAGTGGGGCCACAATGAGCTTGATGAGCCCTTCTTCACCAACCCCAGCATGTACAAAATCATCAG ATCCCGTAAGAGTATCCCAGACACATACGCAGAACACCTCACGGCTGCTGGGCTCATGACTGAGGCTGAAGTGTCTGAGATAAAGACCACGTACTATTCCAAGCTGAACGATCACCTTGCCAACATGACTTCGTACAGTCCACCTCCTACCAACCTGCAGGCTCACTGGAAGGGCTTTGTTGAGCCTTCTGCCAAAATCACCACCTGGGACACGGGGATGCCTGTGCCACTCCTGCAGTTCATTGGAGTCAAGTCTGTGGAGGTGCCCAAAGAGCTCCAGATGCACAGCCATCTCCTGAAGACCTATGCACAG TCAAGAGTTCAAAAaatagaggaaggaaaaaagctgGACTGGGCAACAGCTGAAACTTTAGCATTTGGTTCTCTGCTGAGCCAAG GGTTTAATATCAGACTAAGTGGACAAGATGTTGGTAGAGGAACCTTTAGCCAACGACACGCGATGTTGGTTTGCCAAGAGACAGATGATACCTACATTCCTCTGAATCACATGTCCCCAGACCAGAAAGGTTTCCTAGAG GTGAGTAACAGTCCCTTGTCTGAAGAAGCTGTGCTTGGTTTTGAATATGGAATGAGTATTGAGAGCCCTAAGTTACTGCCAATTTGGGAAGCTCAATTTGGAGACTTCTTTAATGGAGCCCAGATAATATTTGACACTTTCATTTCTGGAG GTGAGGCCAAGTGGCTTCTGCAGAGCGGGATAGTAATTCTTCTTCCCCATGGCTATGATGGTGCGGGCCCTGAGCACTCGTCCTGCCGGGTGGAACGGTTCTTACAG ATGTGTGACAGCTCAGAAGAAGGAGTTGATGGTGACCAGGTCAACATGTCAGTTGTGCATCCCACCACCCCAGCACAGTATTTCCATTTACTCCGGCGGCAAATGGTCCGAAACTTCAGGAAACCTCTCATTGTTGCTTCTCCCAAAGTGTTACTCAGGCTCCCA GCTGCTGTATCAAGTTTTGAAGAAATGGCCCCAGGGACAACATTCAAGCCTGTCATTGGTGACTCCTCAGTAGATCCTAAAAG tgtcACCCGTGTGGTGCTGTGTTCTGGAAAGCATTACTATGCTCTGGTGAAGCAAAGAGAAACACTGGGAgagaagcagcacagcacagctatTCTGAGACTTGAAGAGCTCTGTCCTTTCCCCCTGGAAGCTCTACAGCAAGTGTTGAGCAAATACAACCATGCAAAAG TCTTCATCTGGAGTCAGGAAGAACCACAGAACATGGGTCCATGGTCCTTTGTGTCTCCACGGTTTGAAAAACAGCTGGGGCTTAAG CTCCGTCTTGTGAGCAGACCTCCTCTACCAGCCCCAGCAGTTGGCATTGGAACCCTCCACAATCAGCAGCAGGAAGATGTTCTGACCCACACATTTATCTGA